A window of the Cucurbita pepo subsp. pepo cultivar mu-cu-16 chromosome LG01, ASM280686v2, whole genome shotgun sequence genome harbors these coding sequences:
- the LOC111777656 gene encoding LOW QUALITY PROTEIN: probable trehalose-phosphate phosphatase J (The sequence of the model RefSeq protein was modified relative to this genomic sequence to represent the inferred CDS: substituted 1 base at 1 genomic stop codon), with the protein MTNQNVVVSDSKSGINMSITVAVSNSSIFATTAQKPPPAPGGYISISRKKILKDLDVNGGWIESMRASSPTHVKSLPPATATAEDGADDHHNSWISFRHEXMFFFFHILSLGQSSRGKQIVMFLDYDGTLSPIVADPDKAFMSEAMRKTVKKLARCFPTAIVSGRCRDKVYGFIRLGELYYAGSHGMDIKGPTKTSKLKKAVNQGLLFQPASEFLPMIDDVYEQLVDKMKSTPGAKVENNKFCISVHFRCVDEKEWNNLAHEVKSVVKEYPKLRLTQGRKVLEIRPTIKWDKGKALEFLLESLGYANCSDVFPIYIGDDRTDEDAFKVLREREQGFGILVSKIPKDTHASYSLQEPSEVMHFLQRLVQWKRPSLLRRHCRV; encoded by the exons ATGACGAACCAGAATGTGGTAGTTTCCGATTCCAAATCCGGCATCAACATGTCCATCACCGTCGCCGTCTCCAACTCCTCCATTTTCGCCACTACTGCTCAGAAACCGCCACCAGCTCCCGGCGGCTACATCTCCATTTCCCGTAAAAAAATCCTCAAGGACCTTGATGTTAATGGCGGTTGGATTGAATCAATGAGAGCTTCTTCTCCAACCCATGTTAAATCTCTTCCccccgccaccgccaccgccgaAGACGGTGCCGACGACCACCATAACTCTTGGATT tcttttcgacacgagtaaatgttttttttcttccatattttaagcttaggacaatcttcgAGAGGGAAACAAATTGTGATGTTTTTGGATTACGATGGAACTCTTTCTCCGATTGTTGCGGACCCCGACAAGGCTTTCATGTCGGAAGCT ATGAGGAAGACAGTGAAAAAGCTTGCCAGATGCTTTCCGACCGCCATCGTCAGTGGCAGATGCAGAGACAAG GTGTACGGATTCATTAGACTGGGGGAGCTTTACTACGCCGGCAGCCATGGCATGGACATTAAAGGCCCAACTAAAACCTCCAAACTCAAGAAAGCT GTTAATCAAGGCCTCCTGTTCCAACCTGCGAGCGAGTTTCTCCCGATGATTGACGAC GTCTATGAACAGCTGGTagataaaatgaaatcaacTCCAGGGGCCAAAGTGGAGAACAACAAGTTCTGTATCTCAGTGCATTTTCGCTGTGTTGATGAAAAG GAATGGAATAATTTGGCCCATGAAGTTAAATCAGTGGTTAAAGAATACCCAAAGCTCCGACTAACACAAGGAAGAAAG GTTCTAGAAATCCGTCCTACCATCAAGTGGGACAAAGGGAAGGCCCTCGAGTTTTTGTTAGAGTCGCTag gGTATGCAAATTGTTCTGACGTGTTTCCTATTTATATTGGAGATGACCGTACGGACGAAGATGCATTTAAG gttcTAAGGGAAAGAGAGCAAGGATTTGGAATTCTCGTGTCGAAAATTCCTAAAGACACCCACGCTTCGTATTCTTTACAAGAACCTTCCGAG GTTATGCACTTTTTGCAACGTTTGGTGCAATGGAAGCGACCATCTTTATTAAGAAGACATTGCAGGGTTTGa